A part of Spiribacter vilamensis genomic DNA contains:
- a CDS encoding type I secretion system permease/ATPase, whose protein sequence is MVAEAESVKRPAPSGSQDQSGPDALVSCLLFLCRYHGTQASRESLVAGLPLVDGQLAPPEFERAAGRAGLSSQLVSGKLKAVNRALLPAVLLRKDNSACVLTGLDRRAGTAMVVYPELNEAEVEVDLKDLEDEFSGWFIYAQPRFSFDERAGRAAPRNEQHWFWSVIRENRGLYRDVLTSAVMINLFAVAMPLFIMNVYDRVVPNAAVETLWVLAAGAALVISADLVLRIMRSRFVDLAASRADVRLSSSIMERVLGIRMANRPASTGSFANSVHAFESVRTFIGSMSVVALVDLPFVLLFAGTVALIGWPLVIPIIVGGLLVLGYALIAQRKLQRLSEQAMRAGAMRNATLVESLTDIETVKAFGVESRIQGDWEKASVFLAQNAARMRVISASVTSGAQWAQHAVGISVIIVGVYLTIDNALSMGGMIAAYLLSSRAMAPIAQAAALLMQYHQSAAALDSLNEIMEEPVERPAGKSWVSRPRLSGAIEFRDVSFSYPQTGGVVLDHVSFRAKAGEHIGVLGRNGSGKSTIEKLILGLYEPDEGAVLIDGVDARQIDPAELRRAVGYVPQDISLFHGSLRDNLTLGHPDVDDEQLLEAARLSGLSPLIDRHPEGFDRPMGERGQFVSGGQRQSIAIARALLNDPPMLVLDEPTGALDHSSEAAIRRNLQQVAEHKTLLVNTHRSSMLELVDRILVIDNGKLVADGPKNEVIEALRQGRISGGER, encoded by the coding sequence ATGGTGGCCGAAGCCGAGAGCGTTAAGCGACCGGCTCCTTCGGGTTCCCAGGATCAGTCCGGACCGGATGCGTTAGTCAGCTGTCTGCTTTTTCTCTGCCGGTATCACGGCACGCAGGCGTCCCGCGAATCGCTTGTCGCCGGCCTGCCGCTGGTGGATGGGCAGCTCGCTCCGCCGGAGTTCGAGCGTGCGGCCGGTCGTGCGGGTCTCTCGAGCCAGCTGGTGTCGGGAAAGCTCAAGGCGGTCAATCGGGCGCTGCTGCCGGCGGTGCTATTGCGAAAGGACAACAGTGCCTGCGTGCTTACCGGACTGGACCGGCGGGCGGGTACGGCGATGGTGGTCTACCCGGAACTCAATGAAGCGGAAGTCGAGGTCGATTTAAAAGACCTCGAGGACGAATTCAGCGGCTGGTTTATCTACGCGCAGCCGCGTTTTTCATTCGACGAGCGGGCGGGGCGTGCGGCACCACGCAACGAACAGCACTGGTTCTGGAGCGTCATCCGGGAGAACCGGGGCCTGTATCGGGATGTGCTGACCTCGGCGGTCATGATCAACCTGTTCGCGGTGGCGATGCCGCTGTTCATCATGAACGTCTACGACCGCGTCGTTCCCAATGCCGCCGTCGAGACGCTCTGGGTGCTGGCCGCCGGCGCCGCACTCGTGATCTCGGCCGACCTGGTGCTTCGCATCATGCGCAGCCGGTTCGTGGATCTGGCGGCGAGTCGAGCCGACGTCAGGCTGTCGTCGTCGATCATGGAGCGGGTGCTGGGAATACGCATGGCGAATCGACCGGCGTCCACCGGCTCGTTCGCCAATTCGGTGCATGCCTTCGAGTCGGTCCGGACGTTTATCGGCTCGATGAGCGTCGTGGCCCTCGTTGATCTGCCCTTCGTCCTGCTCTTCGCCGGCACTGTCGCGCTGATCGGCTGGCCGCTGGTGATCCCCATTATCGTCGGCGGGCTGCTCGTACTCGGCTACGCCCTGATCGCGCAACGGAAGCTGCAGCGCCTTTCGGAACAGGCGATGCGTGCCGGCGCCATGCGCAATGCCACGCTGGTGGAAAGCCTGACCGATATCGAAACGGTAAAGGCCTTCGGTGTCGAGAGCCGGATCCAGGGCGACTGGGAAAAGGCGTCGGTATTCCTCGCGCAGAACGCCGCCCGGATGCGCGTCATCTCGGCCTCCGTGACCAGCGGGGCGCAGTGGGCGCAGCACGCCGTCGGTATCAGCGTCATTATCGTTGGCGTTTATCTAACGATAGACAACGCGCTGAGCATGGGCGGGATGATCGCCGCCTACCTGCTGTCCTCCCGGGCAATGGCGCCAATCGCCCAGGCGGCGGCGCTGCTTATGCAATACCACCAGTCCGCCGCCGCGCTCGATTCGCTCAACGAGATTATGGAGGAGCCGGTAGAACGGCCTGCCGGCAAGTCCTGGGTCAGTCGTCCACGGCTCTCCGGTGCCATCGAATTCCGCGATGTCAGCTTTTCCTACCCGCAGACCGGCGGCGTTGTCCTCGATCATGTGAGCTTTCGGGCGAAGGCCGGCGAGCATATCGGCGTCCTCGGGCGGAACGGGTCGGGGAAGAGCACGATCGAGAAGCTCATCCTCGGTCTCTACGAACCCGACGAGGGGGCGGTGCTGATCGATGGCGTCGACGCCCGTCAGATCGATCCGGCGGAGCTGCGCCGTGCCGTGGGCTATGTCCCGCAGGATATCTCGCTTTTCCATGGCTCGCTCCGCGATAACCTGACGCTTGGTCATCCGGACGTCGATGATGAGCAACTACTCGAGGCCGCGCGGTTGAGCGGCCTGTCGCCACTGATCGATCGCCATCCGGAGGGCTTTGACCGCCCGATGGGGGAGCGGGGCCAGTTCGTTTCCGGTGGACAGCGCCAGTCCATCGCCATCGCCCGGGCCTTACTCAACGACCCGCCGATGCTCGTGCTCGATGAACCTACCGGAGCGCTCGATCACTCCAGCGAGGCGGCGATCCGGCGCAATCTCCAGCAGGTGGCCGAGCACAAGACGCTGCTGGTCAATACCCACCGCAGCTCCATGCTGGAGCTCGTGGATCGGATTCTCGTTATCGATAACGGCAAGCTGGTCGCGGACGGACCGAAAAACGAGGTCATTGAGGCCCTCCGACAGGGCAGGATCTCCGGGGGCGAGCGTTGA
- a CDS encoding HlyD family type I secretion periplasmic adaptor subunit produces MSGKQRRTLEQRGFEGVGKLAGQRRGEDSGGRADAPRGDGRPGTWAAQAGWAQLQQTPLRARLLLYGMLLTLIALIVWAGWAELDQVVRGQGQVIPSRKTQLVQSLDGGTVSRILVEEGDRVEQGELLVEIDSTRSVSSLRENQAKRYALRAEVARLEALTQQTSLDFAADLERNAPDIVVEERQLFESSRQELNEQLSVQREKLEQRRQDLSEARAAYEQHRRALELTRRELRVTRPLLNSGAVSPIDVIRLEREEANTLGERTRAESAIARAESAIEEANRRLDEIRLNAFNRWRNERADASARLDALQEAAVGLVDRVEQTAVRAPRDGVVQRLFVNTVGGVISPGREILEITPSNDELLVEARIDPKDIALLRRGLPATLKFGAYDFTRYGGLDGELTHISSDTITDDDDNTFYQVRLKTPQTGFSEDQPILPGMTAEVDIITGERTVLEYLLKPVLRGLSRSMSQP; encoded by the coding sequence TTGAGCGGCAAGCAGCGCCGGACCCTCGAGCAACGCGGCTTCGAAGGCGTCGGCAAGCTCGCCGGTCAACGGCGGGGCGAGGACTCCGGCGGCCGTGCCGACGCGCCCCGCGGTGATGGCCGCCCCGGTACCTGGGCGGCGCAGGCGGGCTGGGCGCAGCTGCAACAGACGCCACTACGGGCGAGACTGCTGCTCTACGGCATGCTGCTGACCCTCATCGCACTGATCGTCTGGGCCGGATGGGCCGAGCTCGACCAGGTTGTCCGCGGGCAGGGCCAGGTGATCCCGTCGCGAAAGACCCAGCTGGTCCAGTCCCTGGATGGCGGGACGGTCAGCCGGATCCTTGTCGAGGAAGGCGATCGCGTCGAGCAGGGTGAGCTACTCGTCGAGATCGATTCGACGCGGTCCGTCTCGAGCCTGCGTGAAAACCAGGCGAAGCGATACGCGCTGCGTGCCGAAGTGGCCCGGCTGGAGGCGCTGACACAGCAGACATCGCTGGATTTCGCTGCCGACCTTGAACGAAATGCGCCCGATATCGTTGTCGAAGAGCGCCAGTTGTTCGAGTCGAGCCGCCAGGAGCTGAACGAGCAGTTATCGGTCCAACGCGAAAAGCTCGAGCAGCGGCGCCAGGATTTGAGCGAGGCACGGGCGGCTTACGAGCAGCATCGCCGGGCGCTCGAACTGACGCGCCGGGAGTTGCGTGTGACCCGTCCACTGCTCAACTCGGGGGCCGTCTCACCGATCGATGTCATCCGCCTCGAGCGTGAGGAAGCGAACACGCTGGGGGAGCGTACGCGTGCCGAGAGCGCCATTGCCCGCGCCGAATCGGCCATCGAGGAGGCGAACCGCCGCCTCGACGAGATCCGCCTCAATGCCTTCAACCGCTGGCGCAATGAGCGCGCCGATGCGAGCGCCCGACTGGATGCCCTGCAAGAGGCCGCCGTCGGGCTGGTGGATCGGGTCGAACAAACGGCGGTCCGGGCCCCCAGGGACGGTGTGGTGCAGCGTTTATTCGTCAACACGGTGGGTGGCGTCATCAGCCCGGGCAGGGAAATCCTCGAGATCACGCCGTCCAACGACGAGCTGTTGGTGGAGGCGCGCATCGATCCGAAGGACATCGCGCTCCTACGGCGTGGATTGCCGGCAACGCTCAAGTTCGGCGCCTACGACTTCACGCGATACGGCGGGCTCGACGGCGAACTCACGCATATCAGTTCGGATACCATCACCGATGACGATGACAACACCTTCTACCAGGTCCGGCTGAAGACCCCGCAGACCGGATTTAGCGAGGATCAACCGATTCTCCCGGGCATGACGGCGGAGGTGGACATCATCACCGGCGAGAGAACCGTCCTCGAATATCTGCTCAAGCCCGTCCTTCGGGGGCTCTCACGGTCGATGTCGCAGCCATGA